In one window of Balaenoptera musculus isolate JJ_BM4_2016_0621 chromosome 10, mBalMus1.pri.v3, whole genome shotgun sequence DNA:
- the LOC118901899 gene encoding uncharacterized protein LOC118901899, translated as MRRRRLGTDAPRARCMLMAGGRAMNYSAAAQRGRARRGGRPGPCVPRRCEAAAATSQTFPGRHRGCGPRGASVPARARRPRFPRCRLFYVFCLGVGTCPRERVSLPTPSPPDQGGGGGTGDLERRGRVGGEQGAYGPAARGDRPGAAAVTRSRAPLFRGEVRASAVPGIPTRPPGAPGRARCGNNFLLPRPRAQELRGEVLGRSFAILEPDDDTAAHGPRGSFPRPLPRSRPAGLQGPDTG; from the exons atgcggcggcggcggctgggcACAGACGCGCCGCGCGCCCGGTGCATGCTAATGGCCGGCGGCCGCGCCATGAATTATTCAGCAGCGGCGCAGAGAGGGCGAGCGCGGCGCGGAGGGCGGCCCGGCCCGTGTGTCCCCCGCCGCTGCGAAGCCGCCGCGGCGACTTCCCAAACTTTCCCGGGTCGGCACCGAGGATGCGGCCCCCGCGGCGCCTCCGTCCCCGCCCGAGCGCGCCGGCCGCGCTTCCCCCGTTGCCGcctattttatgtcttttgtctCGGAGTTGGCACCTGTCCCAGAGAGCGCGTTTCCCTGCCCACCCCTTCGCCGCCGGAtcagggcgggggagggggtacGGGGGACCTGGAGAGGAGGGGACGGGTTGGGGGGGAGCAAGGCGCCTACGGCCCCGCAGCCCGGGGAGACCGCCCGGGGGCAGCGGCCGTGACGCGCTCCCGGGCGCCCCTGTTCCGCGGGGAGGTCAGGGCTTCGGCTGTGCCCGGAATACCAACAAGGCCGCCCGGGGCCCCCGGCCGTGCCCGCTGCGG AAACAACTTCCTGCTCCCCCGGCCCAGGGCGCAGGAGCTGCGGGGAGAAGTTCTAGGCCGCAGCTTTGCTATCTTGGAGCCGGACGACGACACTGCTGCCCACGGGCCGCGCGGTTCCTTCCCGCGCCCTCTCCCGCGGTCGCGACCAGCCGGGCTCCAGGGTCCGGACACTGGTTAG